From the genome of Acidobacteriota bacterium, one region includes:
- a CDS encoding PfkB family carbohydrate kinase — protein sequence MTLLVAGSVAFDTVETPYGKREDILGGSATYFALSARFFTKPRIVAVVGTDFDEKYLNLFKKNGIDIQGLEIKEGKTFRWSGVYSDDLNRRTTLRTDLNVFEKFSPELKDELAKSTTIFLANIQPDLQLKILEQMKNPKIIALDTMNHWITGQKDFLIEAIEQSNIFFVNDEEAFLLSGERNAAKACKKIMNWGPEIIIYKKGEHGSIIFYKDKVFAIPGFPVEDAKDPTGAGDSFAGGLLGFIDMQGELNWEIIKKGAVWGTIIASFTVEDFGPEKLLNIDKNNLKDRLNQFRKMTYF from the coding sequence ATGACACTCCTTGTTGCTGGATCAGTTGCTTTCGACACAGTTGAAACGCCTTATGGAAAAAGAGAAGATATATTAGGTGGTTCTGCAACTTACTTTGCTTTGTCAGCAAGATTTTTTACAAAGCCAAGAATCGTAGCTGTAGTGGGAACCGATTTTGATGAAAAGTATTTAAACCTGTTTAAAAAAAATGGAATTGACATTCAGGGACTTGAGATAAAGGAAGGCAAAACATTCAGATGGTCAGGGGTTTACAGTGATGATTTGAACAGAAGAACAACTCTTAGAACAGATTTAAATGTTTTTGAAAAATTTTCTCCAGAGCTAAAAGATGAGTTAGCAAAATCAACAACAATTTTTCTGGCCAATATTCAGCCTGACCTCCAGCTTAAAATTTTAGAACAAATGAAAAATCCGAAAATAATAGCTCTTGATACCATGAATCACTGGATTACAGGACAGAAAGATTTTCTCATCGAAGCAATTGAACAATCGAACATTTTTTTTGTAAATGATGAGGAAGCTTTTCTTTTATCAGGAGAGCGAAATGCAGCTAAAGCTTGTAAAAAAATTATGAATTGGGGACCTGAAATAATAATATATAAAAAGGGAGAACATGGGTCGATTATTTTTTATAAAGACAAAGTTTTTGCAATTCCAGGATTTCCTGTTGAAGATGCAAAAGATCCTACAGGAGCTGGAGATTCTTTTGCAGGAGGTCTCCTCGGGTTTATTGATATGCAGGGAGAATTGAACTGGGAAATAATTAAAAAAGGAGCTGTATGGGGAACTATAATTGCTTCATTTACCGTGGAAGATTTTGGACCTGAAAAACTTTTAAATATAGATAAGAATAACTTAAAAGACAGGTTAAATCAGTTTCGGAAGATGACTTATTTTTAG
- the larE gene encoding ATP-dependent sacrificial sulfur transferase LarE: protein MENILRLKERKLAKILKNMGSILVAFSGGVDSSFLLAFSRRVLGNKNVLGVTTISEVESEDEIREAKKIGEKLNVKHIIYKYSALENPEFVKNPPNRCYFCKTDIYKSLLKIAEENNIKWVADGSHSDDIRDGRPGLKALKEMNIRSPLAEAGLKKEEIRKLSKKMNLPTWNKPANPCLSSRIPFGTPITEEAISRIDKGERFLKSLGYKVFRLRDHFPIARIEIEKKEFQKILKKPGLSKKIVDFMKSLGYTYITLDLEGYRSGSLEETLNKNLSLHSSEQK, encoded by the coding sequence ATGGAAAATATTCTTAGATTAAAAGAAAGAAAACTTGCAAAAATACTGAAAAATATGGGTTCAATTTTAGTGGCTTTCTCCGGTGGGGTAGACAGTTCATTCCTCCTTGCTTTTAGTCGCAGAGTATTGGGGAATAAAAATGTCCTTGGAGTCACGACAATCAGTGAAGTTGAGTCTGAAGATGAAATTAGGGAGGCAAAAAAAATTGGAGAAAAACTCAATGTGAAACATATTATCTATAAATATTCTGCGCTTGAAAATCCTGAGTTTGTAAAAAACCCTCCCAACAGGTGTTATTTTTGTAAAACTGACATATATAAATCTCTTCTGAAAATTGCTGAAGAGAATAACATCAAATGGGTCGCTGATGGATCTCATTCAGATGATATAAGAGATGGAAGACCTGGGTTGAAAGCTTTAAAAGAAATGAATATAAGAAGTCCCCTTGCAGAAGCAGGCCTGAAGAAAGAAGAAATAAGAAAGCTCTCAAAAAAGATGAATCTTCCCACCTGGAACAAACCTGCAAATCCATGCCTTTCTTCGAGAATTCCATTTGGTACACCAATAACAGAAGAAGCAATATCAAGGATAGATAAAGGAGAGAGATTTTTAAAATCATTAGGATATAAAGTATTCAGATTAAGGGATCACTTTCCAATTGCAAGGATTGAAATTGAAAAAAAAGAATTTCAAAAAATCCTTAAAAAACCAGGATTATCAAAAAAAATTGTGGACTTCATGAAATCCCTTGGATACACTTATATAACTCTTGACCTTGAAGGCTATAGAAGCGGAAGCCTTGAAGAAACTTTAAATAAGAATTTATCCTTACACTCATCAGAACAAAAATAG
- a CDS encoding YHS domain-containing protein has protein sequence MRFVIRFIFFLILVYIGWLILKQIFFPERKEKVRKHIRERREMVKDEVCNTYLPKEDAIHKVINGKDYYFCSDECKDKFLFKVSSRLPLL, from the coding sequence ATGAGGTTTGTAATAAGATTTATATTTTTTCTAATTCTTGTGTATATAGGATGGCTCATATTGAAACAAATTTTTTTTCCTGAAAGGAAAGAGAAGGTAAGAAAGCACATAAGAGAAAGGAGAGAGATGGTAAAGGATGAGGTTTGTAATACCTATCTTCCAAAGGAGGATGCAATTCACAAAGTAATAAATGGAAAAGATTACTATTTTTGTTCTGATGAGTGTAAGGATAAATTCTTATTTAAAGTTTCTTCAAGGCTTCCGCTTCTATAG